AAAAAGAAAATCGCAGAGCTACTACCTGTTATTTAAAAAACAGATTAAAAAAAACGCGAGTTGCACAGTCCCGCGTTCTTTAATTTTTTGAGTGTTTAGATCGGGAAACTTAGAAGCTTCTTTCTCTTGGTTCTCTTTCTTTTGCCTCGCTAACAGAAATAGCGCGTCCATCCAGTTCGTATCCTTCTAGTTCTGCAATTGCTTTGTCAGCATCTGCATCAACAGTGTAAGTTACGAAACCAAATCCTTTTGAGCGTCCGGAAAACTTATCTTTGATGATAACTGCTTCCTCGACTTCTCCTTTTTCAGAGAATAGGTCATGTAATTGAGCATCAGTTGCTCCCCATGAAATATTTCTGACGAATAGCTTCTTAGCCATGTTGTGGAATATTAAAGTATTAAATATGCGAACATTCACTCTTACGTACTCGTACTTATTAAATT
This genomic interval from Candidatus Peregrinibacteria bacterium contains the following:
- a CDS encoding RNA-binding protein, with the translated sequence MAKKLFVRNISWGATDAQLHDLFSEKGEVEEAVIIKDKFSGRSKGFGFVTYTVDADADKAIAELEGYELDGRAISVSEAKEREPRERSF